In the Gemmatimonadaceae bacterium genome, one interval contains:
- a CDS encoding urate hydroxylase PuuD, giving the protein MSGQTVELLDLIARWVHVIAAIMWVGNSLLFNWLDRSLIGATGPGHTRSPIGTIWLLHSGGFYYVEKTPLKGEKLPAPLHWFKWQAYTTFISGIALLIVVYYAGGRAVLADPLVAGLSHWQAVAVGVGALVLGRAFYETMQRSVAPKSETVAVVAWVVALAAISVALTQLLSGRAAFLHAGAMLGTIMAANVAETLMPSQRELVKSVGEGRGADPVIAARAKRVSLHNNYLTFPVIALMLSGHFPGLYGHPYNWLLLLVMVAAGAGVRHALNIRFTYPHWKPALAATIASSVVALYVIIHAGAAPRQSVAGSRGPLTFEDARHVIDQRCTVCHSSEPADRSFGVAPGGVMFDTPGQIIAHAARIRERAVVTRTMPPGNKSNITDAERALLGRWIAAGARAGGRL; this is encoded by the coding sequence GTGAGCGGGCAGACCGTGGAGCTGCTGGACCTGATTGCACGGTGGGTTCATGTGATCGCTGCGATCATGTGGGTGGGCAATTCTCTCCTCTTCAACTGGCTTGACCGATCGCTGATTGGTGCAACCGGCCCCGGGCACACGCGCTCGCCAATCGGTACCATCTGGCTGCTTCATTCGGGCGGGTTCTACTACGTAGAGAAGACGCCGCTGAAGGGCGAGAAACTCCCCGCACCTCTGCACTGGTTCAAGTGGCAGGCGTACACGACCTTCATCAGCGGGATTGCGTTGCTGATCGTCGTGTACTACGCAGGCGGGCGGGCGGTGCTGGCCGACCCTCTGGTTGCAGGTTTGAGCCACTGGCAGGCGGTTGCTGTAGGCGTCGGCGCCCTGGTACTGGGTCGCGCTTTCTACGAAACCATGCAACGCTCGGTCGCACCGAAATCGGAGACGGTTGCGGTGGTCGCGTGGGTCGTGGCGCTCGCGGCGATCTCCGTTGCATTGACGCAGCTGTTGAGCGGACGGGCCGCCTTCCTGCATGCAGGCGCCATGCTTGGAACGATCATGGCGGCGAACGTCGCCGAGACCCTCATGCCTTCCCAGCGCGAACTGGTGAAATCGGTGGGCGAAGGCAGGGGCGCGGATCCGGTGATCGCGGCGAGGGCGAAGCGCGTATCGCTTCACAACAACTATCTCACGTTCCCGGTCATCGCACTGATGTTGAGTGGTCATTTTCCAGGATTATATGGGCACCCATATAATTGGCTGCTCCTTCTGGTCATGGTCGCTGCTGGCGCCGGAGTTCGTCATGCTCTCAACATCCGATTTACGTACCCGCACTGGAAACCGGCACTCGCAGCGACGATTGCGTCGAGTGTCGTAGCCCTGTACGTCATAATCCATGCTGGGGCCGCGCCCCGACAGTCCGTCGCTGGCTCCCGAGGGCCATTGACATTTGAGGATGCACGGCACGTCATCGACCAGCGTTGCACGGTATGCCATTCGAGTGAACCGGCTGATCGATCGTTCGGTGTTGCACCAGGCGGCGTGATGTTCGACACGCCTGGGCAGATCATCGCCCACGCAGCGCGCATCCGGGAGCGGGCCGTCGTCACGCGGACGATGCCGCCCGGCAACAAGTCGAATATCACGGACGCCGAGCGCGCGCTACTCGGCAGGTGGATCGCCGCCGGCGCGCGCGCCGGTGGGA